One window from the genome of Acinetobacter sp. ANC 7912 encodes:
- a CDS encoding Lrp/AsnC family transcriptional regulator has product MELDRFDKHILEILTHEDVNLNELSERVNLSVSSVHRRIKHLIDQNIISGLKREINYQKLGFNLHVLLQVSLSKHDSDTFAKFLGELESIPEVINAFLVTGQSADFIVEVVARDMENYSEILLNKIGKIEHVVALHSSFVIKEYNVFNCSGLLNKV; this is encoded by the coding sequence ATGGAATTAGACCGGTTTGATAAGCACATTCTCGAAATTTTAACTCATGAGGATGTCAACCTGAATGAACTTTCCGAGCGGGTAAATCTGTCGGTCAGCTCTGTCCATCGTCGTATCAAGCATTTGATTGACCAGAATATTATCAGTGGCTTAAAGCGGGAAATTAACTATCAAAAACTCGGCTTTAACCTGCATGTGTTATTACAGGTCTCCTTGAGCAAGCACGATAGTGATACCTTTGCCAAATTCCTCGGTGAGCTGGAAAGTATTCCGGAAGTGATCAATGCCTTCCTGGTGACAGGGCAGTCTGCGGATTTTATTGTCGAAGTGGTGGCGCGGGACATGGAGAACTACAGTGAGATCCTGCTCAACAAGATTGGCAAGATTGAACATGTGGTGGCATTGCATTCCAGCTTTGTGATCAAGGAATACAATGTCTTTAACTGCAGTGGCTTATTGAATAAAGTTTAA
- a CDS encoding YebC/PmpR family DNA-binding transcriptional regulator, giving the protein MAGHSKWANIKHRKAKQDASRGKLFTKYIRELTTAARLGGPDAGSNPRLRAVVEKALSVNMTRDTINRAIQRGAGGDDNDNLKEVTYEGYGVGGVAVIVETMTDNLNRTVPDVRHCFTKNDGNLGTNGSVSFMFTKRGEITFEDVALEDQIMEVALEAGAEDIEVDEDEILVITTPETFGTVQDALTAAGLKSDNAEVVMSAATKAEITDIDQAKKIMRMIDMLEDLDDVQNVYTNVEFSEEVLAQLDA; this is encoded by the coding sequence ATGGCGGGTCATTCCAAGTGGGCCAATATTAAGCATCGTAAAGCAAAACAAGATGCTAGTCGTGGTAAGTTATTTACCAAATACATTCGTGAATTAACCACTGCAGCAAGACTTGGCGGTCCTGATGCAGGCAGTAACCCACGTCTACGTGCTGTTGTCGAAAAAGCATTATCTGTAAACATGACTCGTGACACCATTAACCGCGCGATTCAACGTGGTGCTGGTGGCGATGACAATGACAACCTGAAAGAAGTGACTTATGAAGGTTACGGCGTTGGTGGCGTAGCAGTGATTGTGGAAACCATGACTGATAACCTGAACCGTACCGTTCCAGACGTACGTCACTGCTTTACTAAAAATGACGGTAACCTGGGCACTAATGGTTCCGTATCCTTCATGTTCACCAAACGTGGTGAGATCACTTTTGAAGATGTGGCTTTAGAAGATCAAATCATGGAAGTGGCTTTAGAAGCTGGTGCAGAAGACATCGAAGTGGATGAAGATGAAATTCTAGTCATCACCACTCCTGAAACTTTCGGTACTGTTCAGGATGCATTGACTGCTGCAGGTTTAAAATCTGATAATGCAGAAGTTGTAATGAGCGCTGCAACCAAAGCTGAAATCACCGACATCGATCAAGCCAAGAAAATCATGCGTATGATTGACATGCTTGAAGATCTGGACGATGTTCAAAACGTTTACACCAACGTTGAATTCTCTGAAGAAGTTTTAGCGCAACTTGATGCTTAA
- a CDS encoding 1-acyl-sn-glycerol-3-phosphate acyltransferase has protein sequence MFKKFIGESAFKLAGWQYHVEPNVLEDKQVIVGFEHTSMMDAVLSLALFQIYDMKIHTLIKKELFKGPFKPLLESIGGIAVDRKSNQDIVSQMVEAFQSHEKFNLVIAPEATRAKNGEARKPIRTGFWHIAKAANVPIVLMYANAKTKQGGIFGKIYPSEINHDLALLKQLYKEKVGLDIIIPEKK, from the coding sequence ATCACGTTGAACCAAATGTACTTGAAGACAAGCAAGTGATTGTTGGTTTTGAACATACTTCAATGATGGATGCTGTGCTCTCTCTGGCACTCTTTCAGATTTATGACATGAAAATTCATACCCTGATCAAAAAAGAGCTATTTAAAGGTCCCTTCAAACCATTACTAGAATCGATTGGCGGTATTGCGGTTGATCGTAAGTCCAATCAGGATATCGTCAGCCAGATGGTAGAGGCTTTTCAAAGTCATGAAAAATTTAATCTGGTGATTGCCCCTGAAGCGACCCGTGCCAAAAATGGTGAAGCGCGCAAACCGATCCGTACTGGTTTCTGGCATATTGCTAAAGCTGCGAATGTACCGATTGTATTAATGTATGCCAATGCCAAAACCAAACAAGGTGGTATTTTTGGCAAGATTTATCCAAGCGAAATCAATCATGACCTTGCCCTGTTAAAACAGCTCTATAAAGAGAAAGTAGGCTTGGACATCATCATTCCAGAAAAGAAATAA